One genomic region from Ignavibacteriales bacterium encodes:
- a CDS encoding sugar ABC transporter permease, with amino-acid sequence MSFKQSQTAAYFFLAPAMSAIFIFFFLPVIAAFIMSFTDFDIYALGDLNSVRFVGLNNYLQLFNDPLFFTALQNTFYFVIVAAPLSIAISLGAALLLNSKLIKFKAIFRLSYFIPVVTTLVAVAIVWRFIYHPKFGIINYILSLIGIAPIDWLGDTTTAMPAIILMSVWKSFGYNMIIFIAGLQNIPEDLYEAASIEGASGWQKFKSITIPMLAPTTIFISLITMIGYFQFFAEPYIMTQGGPLNSTLSVVQYMYQEGFKWWNMGYSASIAFVFFFIIMIGTLIQLKIQKSTE; translated from the coding sequence ATGAGTTTTAAACAATCACAAACAGCAGCATATTTTTTTCTTGCGCCAGCAATGAGTGCTATTTTTATCTTTTTCTTTTTGCCCGTAATTGCTGCATTCATTATGAGCTTTACAGATTTTGATATTTACGCTCTTGGTGATCTAAATTCAGTAAGATTTGTGGGGTTAAATAATTACTTACAATTATTTAATGATCCTTTATTTTTTACAGCACTCCAAAATACTTTTTATTTTGTTATTGTCGCCGCACCACTATCAATAGCGATTTCGCTTGGTGCTGCACTACTTCTTAACTCAAAACTTATTAAGTTCAAGGCAATCTTTAGACTTAGCTATTTTATTCCTGTTGTAACAACTTTAGTAGCTGTAGCAATAGTTTGGAGATTCATTTACCATCCAAAATTTGGAATCATAAATTATATTTTAAGTTTGATTGGAATTGCTCCAATAGATTGGCTTGGCGATACAACCACGGCAATGCCTGCAATCATTCTTATGTCAGTTTGGAAAAGTTTTGGATATAATATGATAATCTTTATTGCGGGTTTGCAAAACATTCCAGAAGATCTTTACGAAGCAGCATCTATAGAAGGTGCGAGCGGATGGCAAAAATTTAAATCCATTACAATTCCTATGCTTGCCCCAACAACGATTTTTATTTCTCTTATAACTATGATAGGTTACTTCCAATTTTTTGCCGAACCATACATAATGACACAAGGCGGACCATTGAACAGTACATTAAGCGTTGTGCAATATATGTATCAAGAAGGCTTTAAATGGTGGAACATGGGTTACTCGGCTTCGATAGCATTTGTCTTTTTCTTTATTATTATGATTGGAACACTTATCCAACTTAAAATTCAGAAGAGTACAGAATGA